In Streptomyces sp. NBC_00704, a genomic segment contains:
- a CDS encoding ABC transporter ATP-binding protein, whose translation MRSEPVVRVQALVKRYGAKTAVNGLDLTAGAGVTAVLGPNGAGKTTTIETCEGYRRPDSGTVRVLGLDPVRQAADLRPRIGVMLQSGGVYSGARADEMLRHMARLHARPLDVDALVERLGLGSCGRTAYRRLSGGQQQRLALAMAVVGRPELVFLDEPTAGLDPQARRAAWDLVRDLRADGVSVILTTHYMDEAEQLADDVAIIDAGGVIAQGSPEQLCRGGAENTLRFAGRPGLDVGSLLKALPADSSAAELTPGSYRVMGKVDPQLLATVTSWCAQHGVMPERISVERHTLEDVFLELTGKELRS comes from the coding sequence ATGCGAAGCGAGCCTGTCGTCCGGGTCCAGGCCCTGGTGAAGCGGTACGGGGCGAAGACCGCGGTGAACGGCCTCGACCTGACGGCCGGGGCGGGCGTCACCGCCGTCCTCGGGCCCAACGGCGCCGGCAAGACGACCACGATCGAGACCTGCGAGGGGTACCGCAGACCGGACTCCGGCACGGTCCGCGTCCTCGGTCTCGACCCGGTCCGGCAGGCCGCCGACCTGCGCCCCCGCATCGGCGTGATGCTCCAGTCGGGCGGTGTGTACTCCGGGGCGCGGGCCGACGAGATGCTCCGGCACATGGCCCGGCTGCACGCGCGTCCGCTGGACGTCGACGCGCTCGTCGAACGCCTCGGGCTCGGCTCCTGCGGCCGCACGGCCTACCGCCGGCTCTCCGGCGGCCAGCAGCAGCGGCTCGCGCTCGCGATGGCCGTCGTCGGCCGGCCGGAGCTGGTGTTCCTGGACGAGCCGACGGCCGGCCTCGACCCGCAGGCCCGCCGCGCCGCCTGGGACCTCGTGCGCGACCTGCGCGCGGACGGCGTGTCGGTCATCCTCACCACCCACTACATGGACGAGGCCGAACAGCTCGCCGACGACGTCGCGATCATCGACGCGGGCGGGGTCATCGCCCAGGGCTCCCCCGAGCAGCTGTGCCGGGGCGGCGCCGAGAACACCCTGCGCTTCGCCGGCCGTCCCGGCCTCGACGTCGGCTCGCTGCTCAAGGCGCTGCCCGCCGACAGCTCCGCGGCCGAGCTGACCCCGGGCTCCTACCGGGTGATGGGCAAGGTCGATCCGCAACTGCTCGCGACGGTCACCTCGTGGTGCGCGCAGCACGGGGTGATGCCGGAGCGGATCTCGGTCGAACGGCACACCCTGGAGGACGTCTTCCTCGAACTGACCGGCAAGGAGCTGCGCTCGTGA